In Chloroflexota bacterium, one genomic interval encodes:
- the larA gene encoding nickel-dependent lactate racemase, with protein MRVRLAYGRDGLDVELPDKRTTVIEPTFVPGLPDAEGAIRTALRNPLGTPPLRQVVKAHQSVAISVCDITRAMPSKTLLPIMLGELRHVPPENITILIATGTHRANTNEELKQMLGADILKGYTIVNHDSFDNGSLETIGSTQSGIEVRLNRRWVESDIRITTGFVEPHLFAGFSGGPKMVAPGLAGFPTIMRLHDAKMIGSPNARFAITEGNPIHDAIREIARMSGVDFSVDVTTNRDQRITSVYAGELFAVHRAACAVAERLAMQPVDAAFDVVLTTNSGYPLDQNLYQAVKGMSAAAQVVRDGGRIICAAECLEGIPEHGQYRHILAECDSPADVLRMVQQPGYARHDQWQAQVQAQIQQKAAVYLKSRYLTPQQVKQAHITAIDDIEGTIADFGRDASICVLPEGPQTIPFVAGGG; from the coding sequence ATGCGCGTCAGACTAGCATACGGGCGGGACGGCTTGGATGTCGAGCTGCCCGACAAGCGCACAACCGTCATCGAGCCGACATTCGTGCCGGGCTTGCCGGACGCCGAAGGCGCCATCCGCACAGCATTACGAAATCCCCTCGGCACGCCGCCGCTGAGACAGGTCGTCAAGGCACATCAGAGCGTGGCAATCTCGGTGTGCGACATCACCCGCGCGATGCCGAGCAAGACGCTGCTGCCGATAATGCTCGGCGAACTACGCCATGTGCCGCCGGAGAACATCACCATCCTGATTGCGACCGGCACACATCGCGCAAATACGAACGAAGAGCTGAAGCAGATGCTCGGCGCGGACATACTCAAGGGCTATACGATAGTCAACCACGACAGCTTTGACAACGGCTCGCTCGAGACGATTGGCAGCACGCAGTCGGGCATTGAAGTTCGTCTGAACCGGCGCTGGGTGGAAAGCGACATCCGTATAACGACCGGGTTCGTAGAGCCGCATCTTTTCGCCGGGTTTAGCGGCGGACCCAAGATGGTCGCGCCTGGCCTTGCGGGTTTCCCGACGATTATGCGCCTGCACGATGCGAAGATGATTGGCAGTCCTAACGCGCGCTTTGCCATCACCGAGGGCAACCCGATTCACGATGCGATACGCGAGATTGCGCGTATGTCCGGTGTGGACTTTTCGGTTGATGTAACAACCAACCGCGACCAGCGCATCACGAGCGTGTATGCGGGCGAGCTGTTCGCGGTGCACCGGGCGGCGTGCGCGGTCGCCGAGCGGCTCGCCATGCAGCCAGTGGACGCGGCGTTCGATGTGGTGCTGACGACCAACAGCGGCTATCCGCTCGACCAGAATCTGTATCAGGCTGTCAAAGGGATGTCCGCGGCGGCGCAAGTCGTGCGCGACGGCGGTCGTATAATCTGCGCGGCGGAATGTTTGGAGGGCATCCCGGAGCACGGGCAGTATCGCCACATACTCGCGGAGTGCGACAGTCCGGCAGATGTGCTGCGTATGGTGCAGCAGCCCGGATACGCGCGGCACGACCAGTGGCAGGCGCAAGTCCAAGCGCAAATCCAGCAGAAGGCGGCGGTATATCTGAAGTCCCGCTACCTCACTCCGCAGCAAGTCAAGCAGGCGCATATCACCGCCATCGACGACATTGAAGGCACAATCGCAGACTTTGGCAGGGACGCGAGCATCTGCGTACTGCCTGAGGGACCGCAGACGATACCGTTTGTTGCGGGTGGCGGATAG
- a CDS encoding 50S ribosomal protein L7/L12 — protein sequence MTTKEEILDAIKGLSVLELADLVKSLEDEFGVSAAAPLQMATVAGVAATAEAAAEEEKTEFDVSITEIGPQKIQVIKAVRELTTLGLKEAKELVESAPVKVKESIAKDEADEIKEKLEGAGAVVTVA from the coding sequence ATGACGACCAAGGAAGAGATACTGGATGCAATCAAGGGACTGTCCGTGCTGGAGCTTGCTGATCTGGTGAAGTCGCTCGAGGACGAATTCGGCGTGAGCGCCGCCGCGCCGCTTCAGATGGCAACGGTCGCCGGCGTCGCCGCCACTGCCGAAGCCGCCGCCGAGGAAGAGAAGACAGAGTTCGATGTGTCCATCACCGAAATCGGCCCACAGAAGATTCAGGTCATCAAGGCTGTGCGCGAGCTGACCACGCTCGGGCTGAAAGAGGCGAAGGAGCTCGTCGAGAGCGCGCCGGTCAAGGTGAAGGAATCCATCGCCAAGGACGAAGCCGATGAGATCAAGGAAAAGCTCGAAGGCGCAGGAGCCGTCGTAACGGTCGCCTAA
- a CDS encoding 50S ribosomal protein L10, translating to MPTEKKIQAVADMTEWLNEATIVISADYSGLPVTDMTALRRALREQEVSLKVVKNNLAYIAAENAGKPELKEIIQGPSAIALGYGEPTDPAKALSQFIRETRLPIEIRGAVLDGRVLDSAQVEQLASLPGKDELVSQLLSRMQSPIAGLVNVLNGPIAGLARVLQGRIDQMEEQPAE from the coding sequence ATGCCGACTGAAAAGAAGATACAAGCCGTTGCGGACATGACCGAGTGGCTGAACGAAGCGACGATTGTTATATCGGCCGATTACTCCGGACTGCCGGTAACCGATATGACCGCGCTCAGGCGTGCACTGCGCGAGCAGGAAGTCAGCCTCAAGGTTGTGAAGAACAATCTGGCGTACATCGCCGCGGAGAACGCCGGCAAACCCGAATTGAAGGAAATCATCCAGGGTCCCAGTGCCATCGCGTTGGGCTATGGTGAGCCGACCGACCCGGCGAAGGCGCTGTCGCAGTTCATCCGCGAGACTCGCTTGCCGATTGAGATTCGCGGCGCGGTGCTGGACGGCAGAGTGCTGGACTCGGCGCAGGTCGAGCAGCTCGCCAGCCTTCCGGGCAAGGACGAATTGGTCTCTCAGCTGCTGTCGCGCATGCAGTCGCCGATTGCCGGTCTGGTCAATGTGCTAAACGGACCGATAGCTGGGCTGGCGCGCGTGCTACAGGGCCGCATCGACCAAATGGAAGAGCAGCCGGCAGAGTAG
- a CDS encoding 50S ribosomal protein L1 yields the protein MPKRGKRHSSAAATIEKDFEYLPEEAVALAKKGATAKFDETVELHLRTGADPRHADQMVRGVALLPHGVGKVVRVTVFTQGEAVAIAEEAGADFVGSDEIIKWVEDGWVDFDVSIATPDMMGRIGRLGRYLGRRGLMPNPRTGTVIAPEELPRAIREAKLGRVEYRVDRTSLIHVPIGKASFEVDQLMENLTSLMDNIVRARPSGVKGQYIKTAYLTTTMGPSVKMDVATTTALRVE from the coding sequence ATGCCTAAACGCGGAAAGCGGCACTCTAGCGCCGCAGCCACAATCGAAAAGGATTTCGAGTACCTGCCGGAAGAAGCAGTCGCGCTCGCCAAGAAGGGCGCTACAGCCAAGTTCGACGAGACGGTTGAATTGCACCTACGCACCGGCGCAGACCCGCGCCACGCTGACCAGATGGTTCGCGGCGTTGCGCTGCTGCCGCACGGCGTTGGCAAGGTCGTGCGTGTTACCGTATTTACGCAAGGCGAAGCGGTCGCCATCGCGGAAGAAGCAGGCGCCGATTTTGTCGGTTCGGACGAGATAATCAAGTGGGTCGAAGATGGCTGGGTGGACTTCGATGTGTCCATCGCCACGCCAGATATGATGGGCAGGATTGGCAGGCTGGGCCGCTACCTAGGGCGGCGAGGGCTGATGCCGAACCCGCGCACCGGCACCGTCATCGCGCCGGAAGAGCTGCCGCGAGCAATCCGCGAAGCCAAGCTTGGCAGGGTTGAGTATCGCGTTGATCGCACCTCGCTGATTCATGTGCCGATAGGCAAGGCGAGTTTCGAGGTTGATCAGCTGATGGAAAACCTGACTTCCTTGATGGACAACATCGTCAGAGCGCGTCCCAGTGGCGTGAAGGGTCAGTACATCAAGACCGCTTACCTGACGACGACTATGGGCCCCAGCGTCAAGATGGATGTTGCCACAACGACCGCTCTTAGAGTAGAATAA
- the rplK gene encoding 50S ribosomal protein L11, with translation MAKKVMTVIKLQIEAGKATPAPPVGPALGQHGVNIMGFVKDYNERTSSQAGNIVPVEITVFEDRSFTFITKSPPASDLLRKAANIEKGSGNPLAEKVARIPRDRIREIAEVKMDDLNAADIEGAMRIIEGTARSMGIEVRN, from the coding sequence TTGGCTAAGAAAGTAATGACGGTCATCAAGCTCCAGATAGAGGCGGGCAAAGCCACGCCTGCGCCGCCTGTTGGACCTGCGCTCGGTCAGCACGGCGTCAATATCATGGGCTTCGTGAAGGACTACAATGAGCGCACTTCGTCGCAAGCCGGCAACATCGTTCCTGTGGAGATTACGGTCTTCGAGGATCGCTCATTCACATTCATAACGAAGAGCCCGCCAGCTTCCGATCTGCTGCGGAAAGCCGCTAACATCGAGAAGGGCAGCGGCAATCCGCTCGCTGAAAAGGTCGCGCGCATTCCTAGAGACAGGATTCGGGAGATCGCCGAAGTGAAGATGGACGACCTAAACGCCGCCGACATCGAGGGCGCGATGCGCATCATCGAAGGCACGGCGCGAAGTATGGGAATCGAAGTACGAAATTAG
- the nusG gene encoding transcription termination/antitermination factor NusG, whose protein sequence is MTEGTEQPRWYVLHAYSGHEGRVKQNLEQRVSNFDMGHKILEVFVPQEEEIEIQGGQRKTIPQRVFPGYIFVHMRMDDESWHIVRDTPGVTGFVSAEDDSEARQRPVPLDSHEEQTILGFKDTDQPRVRVGFTKGQAVRITDGPFLDFMGVVDDVHADRTKLKVLVSFFGRETPVELDFLQVERA, encoded by the coding sequence ATGACCGAAGGAACCGAACAGCCTCGCTGGTACGTGTTGCACGCGTATTCCGGGCACGAGGGCCGCGTAAAGCAGAACCTCGAACAGCGTGTGTCTAACTTTGACATGGGGCACAAGATTCTAGAAGTGTTCGTCCCGCAGGAAGAAGAGATCGAGATTCAAGGCGGCCAACGCAAGACGATTCCGCAGCGTGTCTTCCCCGGATACATCTTCGTACATATGCGAATGGATGACGAAAGTTGGCATATAGTCCGTGACACTCCCGGCGTTACCGGCTTCGTATCTGCGGAAGATGACAGCGAGGCGCGGCAGCGGCCCGTACCGCTGGACTCGCACGAAGAGCAGACCATTCTCGGCTTTAAGGACACCGATCAGCCGCGTGTCCGCGTTGGCTTCACGAAGGGACAGGCGGTGCGAATCACTGACGGCCCATTCCTGGACTTTATGGGCGTGGTCGATGATGTGCACGCAGACAGAACCAAGTTGAAGGTGCTAGTCTCGTTCTTCGGGCGCGAAACGCCTGTGGAGTTGGACTTCCTTCAGGTTGAACGCGCCTAA
- the secE gene encoding preprotein translocase subunit SecE, translated as MATNPSTPRRLGNRSARRTFGLSGITEIVSELRRVTWPSYEETFRLSVMVIAVSIAVGAFLGAVDLGFSSLFDIILGS; from the coding sequence ATGGCTACCAATCCAAGCACGCCACGAAGGCTTGGGAATCGCTCGGCTCGCAGGACGTTCGGGCTGTCCGGCATCACCGAAATCGTCTCGGAGCTCCGCCGTGTAACATGGCCCTCCTACGAAGAGACATTCCGGCTGTCCGTGATGGTCATTGCGGTCTCAATCGCTGTCGGTGCATTTCTCGGCGCGGTTGACTTGGGCTTTTCCAGTCTGTTCGACATAATTCTGGGGTCCTAG
- the rpmG gene encoding 50S ribosomal protein L33: protein MARRVGNRIIINLSCVDCRERTYHSTKNRRNDPQRIELKKFCPHPRCRTHKLHREVR, encoded by the coding sequence ATGGCGCGTAGGGTGGGGAATCGCATCATCATCAATCTGAGCTGCGTCGATTGCCGTGAAAGGACATACCATTCCACTAAGAATCGGCGCAACGACCCGCAGCGTATCGAGCTGAAAAAGTTCTGCCCACACCCACGGTGCAGGACTCACAAGTTGCACAGAGAGGTCAGGTAG
- the tuf gene encoding elongation factor Tu, translated as MAKQRFERTKPHINVGTIGHVDHGKTTLTAAITRVLSQAGLADFRAFESIDNAPEERERGVTIAIQHVEYETDSRHYAHVDCPGHADYIKNMITGAAQMDGAILVVSAPDGAMPQTREHILLARQVEVPAMVVALNKVDMMDDEELLELVELELDELLSEYGFENVPIVRVSALNALEAEETDRDSEWGKGIWELMDAVDENIPMPERPSDQPFLMPIEDVFSIKGRGTVVTGRVEKGIVKVGDQVEIVGIKDTTTTTVTGVEMFHKLMDEAEPGDAVGVLLRGVDRDEVERGQVLAAPGSIQPHTDYEAQVYVLSKEEGGRHTPFFNGYKPQFFIRTTDVTGEINLPDGTEMVMPGDNIEMNVKLITPVAADEQLRFAVREGGRTVGSGVITKINQ; from the coding sequence ATGGCTAAGCAAAGGTTTGAGAGGACGAAGCCGCATATCAATGTCGGCACGATCGGACACGTTGACCACGGTAAAACCACCCTTACGGCCGCTATAACCAGAGTGCTGAGCCAGGCCGGGCTTGCCGACTTCAGGGCTTTCGAGAGCATCGACAATGCTCCCGAAGAGCGTGAGCGCGGCGTTACGATCGCCATTCAGCATGTGGAGTACGAGACCGATAGTCGGCACTACGCCCACGTTGACTGCCCGGGCCACGCCGACTACATCAAGAACATGATCACCGGCGCGGCGCAGATGGACGGCGCTATCCTCGTCGTCAGCGCACCGGACGGCGCAATGCCGCAGACCCGCGAGCACATCCTGCTCGCCCGTCAGGTGGAAGTTCCCGCTATGGTCGTCGCACTCAACAAAGTTGATATGATGGACGACGAAGAGCTGCTGGAACTCGTGGAGCTGGAACTCGATGAGCTCCTCTCCGAGTACGGTTTCGAGAATGTACCCATCGTCCGCGTCAGTGCGCTTAACGCCTTGGAAGCCGAAGAGACCGACCGCGACTCCGAATGGGGCAAGGGTATCTGGGAGCTGATGGACGCCGTTGATGAGAACATCCCCATGCCCGAGCGCCCGAGCGACCAGCCGTTCCTGATGCCGATCGAGGACGTGTTCAGCATCAAGGGTCGTGGCACCGTTGTTACGGGTCGAGTCGAAAAAGGCATCGTCAAGGTCGGCGACCAGGTTGAGATCGTGGGCATCAAGGACACGACCACAACCACCGTTACGGGCGTCGAGATGTTCCACAAGCTGATGGACGAGGCAGAGCCCGGCGATGCGGTCGGCGTGCTGTTGCGCGGAGTTGACCGCGACGAGGTTGAGCGCGGGCAGGTGCTCGCAGCGCCCGGCAGCATTCAGCCGCACACCGACTACGAAGCGCAGGTGTATGTGCTGAGCAAGGAAGAAGGCGGACGGCACACCCCGTTCTTCAACGGCTACAAGCCGCAGTTCTTCATCCGAACCACCGACGTGACCGGCGAGATTAACTTGCCCGACGGCACAGAAATGGTTATGCCCGGAGACAACATCGAGATGAATGTCAAGCTTATCACCCCTGTCGCGGCAGACGAGCAGCTTCGCTTCGCAGTGCGCGAGGGCGGCCGCACCGTCGGCTCTGGTGTCATCACCAAAATCAACCAATAG
- a CDS encoding HNH endonuclease — protein sequence MCRSCRRTDTNRRRRVSLAKKLQVLERDNYRCVYCDADLRIVEANIDHIISVADGGGNSIENLQATCWECNQYKGESSDWPDESSDWVDLAEYQLPMDL from the coding sequence ATGTGCCGGTCGTGTAGGCGGACAGATACGAATAGAAGGCGACGGGTTTCACTTGCCAAGAAGCTGCAAGTCTTGGAGCGCGACAACTATCGCTGCGTTTATTGTGATGCAGATTTGCGGATAGTAGAAGCGAACATTGACCACATAATTTCCGTTGCTGACGGTGGAGGTAATTCCATTGAAAACCTTCAAGCGACTTGCTGGGAATGTAATCAATACAAGGGTGAAAGTAGCGACTGGCCAGACGAAAGTAGCGACTGGGTGGATCTCGCTGAGTATCAATTGCCAATGGACTTATGA
- the larC gene encoding nickel pincer cofactor biosynthesis protein LarC, giving the protein MSSAYFQCIGGASGDMILGALLDAGLSIDDLRGALAKLNTSGYALKSQRAQRGGLEGTHLVVELEELGRKSHTIGDFVNIVETSGLSDSVVRQSRDIFLRIGEAEARVHGSQPGEAHLHELGTLDTLVDVVGSVAGLEMLGVDKVYCSAFPSGSGVVRSAHGLLPVPAPATAAIFQIANAPVAAPPNNAHNTGEMVTPTGAAILTTIATFEHPRLNVSRIGYGLGTRDSQQYPNALALWLGSEQTAKYSTGVKIIETNIDDMSGEMLGYVQERLFEMGARDVWFTPIQMKKNRPATMLSVIVSADKEAEAVEVLMRQTSTLGVRVRPLERIEAEREVVSIDTSLGNVAVKIKRLNGAIVSVAPEYEDARVCALQLDLPLQEVFSRIQREAESQLGI; this is encoded by the coding sequence TTGAGCAGCGCATATTTCCAGTGTATCGGAGGCGCGAGCGGTGACATGATTCTGGGCGCGCTGCTGGATGCGGGACTGTCGATAGATGACCTGCGCGGCGCACTGGCGAAACTTAACACTTCGGGCTACGCGCTCAAATCCCAGCGAGCGCAACGCGGCGGCTTGGAAGGCACGCATCTGGTAGTTGAACTAGAAGAACTCGGGCGCAAGTCGCACACTATCGGCGATTTCGTGAACATCGTGGAAACGTCAGGGCTATCCGACAGCGTTGTGAGGCAATCGCGTGATATATTCCTGCGGATTGGTGAAGCCGAAGCGCGTGTTCACGGCTCACAGCCGGGCGAGGCGCATCTGCATGAACTAGGCACGCTTGATACGTTGGTCGATGTGGTCGGCAGTGTCGCCGGCTTGGAAATGCTGGGCGTCGATAAGGTATATTGCTCCGCATTTCCTAGCGGCTCCGGTGTCGTCAGGTCTGCGCACGGCTTGCTGCCGGTTCCCGCGCCTGCGACTGCTGCGATATTCCAGATTGCGAATGCGCCTGTTGCCGCGCCGCCGAACAATGCGCACAACACCGGCGAAATGGTAACTCCAACAGGTGCGGCAATACTCACGACCATCGCTACATTCGAACATCCGCGATTGAATGTCAGTCGTATTGGGTATGGACTAGGCACACGCGACTCGCAGCAGTACCCGAACGCACTTGCGCTCTGGCTTGGAAGCGAACAGACTGCGAAATATAGCACCGGCGTTAAGATTATCGAAACTAACATCGACGACATGAGCGGCGAGATGCTGGGATATGTGCAAGAGCGGCTCTTTGAAATGGGCGCGCGCGATGTCTGGTTCACGCCGATTCAGATGAAGAAGAACCGCCCGGCGACGATGTTGAGCGTCATAGTGTCTGCCGACAAGGAGGCCGAGGCGGTCGAAGTGCTTATGCGGCAGACCTCGACGCTGGGCGTGCGAGTGCGACCGCTCGAACGCATTGAGGCGGAGCGCGAAGTCGTAAGCATTGACACTTCGCTCGGGAACGTCGCGGTGAAAATCAAGCGTTTGAATGGCGCCATCGTCAGTGTCGCTCCGGAGTATGAAGATGCGCGAGTCTGCGCGTTGCAACTTGACTTGCCTTTGCAAGAAGTGTTTAGCCGGATACAGCGCGAGGCGGAAAGCCAGTTGGGGATATGA
- the radA gene encoding DNA repair protein RadA, which translates to MPKTKTRTEFVCTACENVTVKWEGQCRSCSAWNTIIERRDAGRFTWLRSDAQDAVHLADASVEDLPRMSLSSSEVNRVLGGGIVPGSLVLLAGDPGIGKSTMLLQVAEEVARRYSSVFYVTGEESVSQVKMRADRLGIDGQSLYILTQTNVEEVLARLDERLPALAVIDSIQTMYDPALSSHPGNVSQIRECARRLLEWGKANNVPIILTGHVTKGGDIAGPRVLEHMVDAALYMEGDAVSSWRLLRAVKNRFGSTNEVGVLEMTGMGLRDVEDPSESFLLDRPKGAMGSVVVPILEGNRALLVEIQALTAPSTIPTPRRVATGYDSHRLLLVCSVAMRTCGIPLSDYDIIVNVTGGLKIAEPAADLGVALAIASSFRGVPMPGDVASVGEVGLSGEIRRAPQTERRVKEAARLGFRKCLVPGNTDDKACGEEALYYQRVDTLAQAINMCLPTTRHISGAAA; encoded by the coding sequence ATGCCCAAGACAAAGACCAGGACCGAGTTCGTGTGTACGGCTTGCGAGAATGTAACTGTCAAGTGGGAAGGGCAGTGTCGCAGTTGCAGTGCCTGGAACACCATCATTGAGCGCCGAGACGCTGGGCGATTCACTTGGCTGCGTAGCGACGCACAGGACGCGGTGCATCTGGCGGACGCATCGGTGGAAGATTTGCCGCGAATGAGCCTGTCATCTAGCGAGGTCAACCGTGTGCTGGGCGGAGGCATTGTGCCCGGTTCGCTGGTGCTGCTCGCCGGCGATCCCGGCATCGGCAAATCGACAATGCTGCTTCAGGTCGCGGAGGAAGTTGCACGGCGCTACTCATCGGTGTTCTACGTAACGGGCGAAGAGTCCGTGTCGCAGGTGAAGATGCGCGCCGACCGGCTAGGCATCGATGGGCAAAGCCTGTACATCTTGACGCAGACGAATGTTGAAGAAGTGCTTGCCAGACTGGACGAACGCCTGCCGGCGCTCGCCGTAATCGACTCGATCCAGACGATGTACGACCCCGCGCTGTCCTCGCATCCGGGCAATGTGTCGCAGATACGCGAGTGTGCCCGACGGCTGTTGGAATGGGGTAAAGCGAACAATGTGCCGATTATCCTGACTGGGCATGTAACCAAGGGCGGCGACATCGCCGGACCGCGCGTGCTAGAGCACATGGTTGACGCCGCGCTGTATATGGAGGGCGACGCCGTAAGTTCGTGGCGTCTGCTGCGCGCCGTGAAGAACCGCTTCGGCTCGACCAACGAAGTCGGCGTGCTAGAAATGACCGGCATGGGGCTGCGAGATGTTGAAGACCCATCCGAGAGTTTCTTGCTCGACAGACCAAAGGGCGCGATGGGTTCGGTCGTAGTGCCGATTCTGGAAGGCAACCGAGCGCTGCTTGTGGAAATACAAGCGCTCACCGCACCGTCCACGATTCCCACGCCGCGACGTGTCGCGACCGGATATGATTCGCACCGCCTGCTGCTGGTGTGCTCGGTTGCAATGCGCACCTGTGGCATACCGCTGTCCGACTACGACATAATAGTGAATGTAACCGGCGGGCTTAAGATAGCTGAGCCTGCGGCAGACTTGGGCGTCGCGTTGGCAATCGCGTCGAGCTTTAGAGGCGTGCCCATGCCGGGCGATGTGGCGTCCGTTGGCGAAGTCGGGCTGAGCGGCGAGATTCGCCGCGCGCCGCAGACCGAGCGGCGTGTGAAAGAGGCGGCGCGACTGGGATTCCGCAAGTGCCTCGTGCCCGGAAACACGGACGACAAAGCTTGCGGTGAAGAGGCCCTGTACTACCAGAGAGTTGACACTCTCGCACAAGCGATTAATATGTGCTTGCCGACAACACGGCACATCTCGGGCGCGGCAGCATAA